One window from the genome of Candidatus Chlorohelix allophototropha encodes:
- the hemB gene encoding porphobilinogen synthase, with protein sequence MLTEKDLGIAQKHANLKNRPRRTRRTENLRRMVRETHLSVDNFIYPLFIAEGINSQVEIGSMPGQYRWSLKDLAREAENIAKLGIPAVLLFGIPDFKDEIGSEAYNDNGVVQEAVRIIKKAVPELVVITDVCLCEFTNHGHCGVVNNEGYVLNDPTLDLLTRMAVSHAEAGADIIAPSDMMDGRVGAIREGLDSNGFDNIPIMSYSAKFASGYYGPFREAADSTPQFGDRRSYQMDPPNIREALRETELDIAEGADMIMVKPALAYLDIISRTRDRFDLPLAAYNVSGEYSMIKAAARLGWIDEERVIRETLVSIKRAGADMIITYHAKEAAPWFSR encoded by the coding sequence ATGCTAACCGAGAAAGACTTGGGAATAGCGCAAAAACACGCCAATCTCAAAAACCGACCTCGTCGCACTCGCCGCACCGAAAATTTGCGACGGATGGTGCGCGAGACTCATTTGTCGGTTGACAATTTTATCTACCCGCTCTTTATTGCCGAAGGGATTAACTCTCAGGTGGAAATCGGCTCAATGCCGGGGCAATATCGTTGGTCGTTAAAAGACCTTGCGCGTGAAGCTGAGAACATTGCCAAATTGGGTATTCCTGCGGTTTTGCTCTTTGGCATCCCTGACTTTAAGGATGAAATTGGTAGTGAAGCCTATAACGATAATGGCGTAGTTCAGGAAGCGGTTCGCATAATCAAAAAGGCTGTGCCTGAACTGGTAGTTATTACCGATGTTTGCCTCTGCGAATTTACCAATCATGGTCACTGCGGAGTGGTGAACAACGAAGGGTATGTGCTGAACGACCCAACCCTAGACTTGCTCACACGAATGGCAGTTTCACATGCTGAAGCGGGCGCCGACATCATCGCCCCTTCCGATATGATGGATGGTCGAGTAGGCGCTATCCGGGAAGGTCTCGACTCTAACGGCTTTGATAATATTCCGATTATGTCCTACAGCGCAAAGTTCGCTAGCGGATATTACGGACCATTCCGCGAGGCTGCCGATAGTACCCCTCAATTCGGCGACCGTCGCAGCTACCAGATGGATCCACCCAACATTCGCGAAGCTTTGCGCGAAACCGAACTGGATATTGCGGAAGGCGCAGATATGATTATGGTCAAACCTGCGCTGGCTTATCTGGACATCATCAGCCGCACGCGCGATCGCTTTGACCTACCGCTGGCAGCTTACAATGTCAGTGGCGAATACTCAATGATAAAAGCAGCGGCACGTTTGGGCTGGATTGATGAAGAACGTGTGATTCGCGAGACTTTAGTTTCGATAAAGCGAGCAGGCGCGGATATGATTATCACCTACCACGCCAAAGAAGCTGCCCCTTGGTTCTCTAGATAA
- a CDS encoding chlorite dismutase family protein, translating into MDDNSATRGGSVATPVTEGYANPSALVTPEEQEMKQKLGLRGGRVMPEAPELKVEFKHNDTKQQFVKFSFYKLDPAFRRLPAAERQKGVNEFLQAMDGLYPKGELLRPYSLTGVRGDVDFMLWHVVPVNKDGESPSGLERFQEVNATVLGTGLGAYLTVPVNYTAMTKRSIYTEQHFHTTSENERLRVEPWGAKYLFVYPFVKTRQWYLLSKEERQRVMNEHIIVGHQYPTVKLNTTYSFGLDDQDFVVAFETDYPSDFLDLVMELRETESSLFTVRDVPIFTCVSTTVEQIIKNLGL; encoded by the coding sequence ATGGACGACAATAGTGCAACCAGAGGAGGTTCAGTTGCTACCCCTGTCACTGAAGGTTACGCTAACCCTTCTGCGTTAGTTACCCCTGAAGAACAGGAAATGAAACAGAAACTTGGTCTCAGGGGTGGACGGGTCATGCCCGAAGCGCCTGAACTGAAGGTCGAGTTTAAGCATAACGACACCAAGCAACAATTTGTTAAATTTAGTTTTTACAAATTAGACCCAGCTTTTAGACGCTTACCGGCAGCAGAACGTCAAAAGGGAGTTAATGAGTTTCTGCAAGCTATGGATGGTCTTTACCCAAAGGGTGAGTTATTGCGCCCCTATAGCCTGACGGGTGTGCGCGGTGATGTAGATTTCATGCTGTGGCATGTCGTCCCAGTAAACAAAGATGGCGAATCTCCCAGCGGGTTGGAACGTTTTCAGGAAGTAAACGCAACAGTATTAGGAACGGGGTTAGGCGCATACTTGACCGTACCTGTTAACTATACTGCTATGACCAAGCGTTCCATATATACTGAACAGCATTTTCACACTACATCGGAAAACGAGCGGTTGCGGGTAGAACCTTGGGGCGCTAAATACCTTTTCGTCTATCCATTCGTAAAAACTCGTCAATGGTACTTGCTGTCGAAAGAAGAGCGGCAGCGCGTGATGAACGAGCATATTATCGTGGGACACCAGTATCCAACCGTAAAGTTGAACACTACTTACTCTTTTGGTTTGGATGATCAGGATTTTGTAGTAGCATTCGAAACCGATTACCCGTCAGATTTTCTTGATCTGGTAATGGAATTGCGTGAAACCGAATCTAGTTTGTTCACGGTGCGAGATGTGCCCATTTTCACCTGTGTTTCAACTACGGTGGAGCAAATTATCAAAAACTTGGGTCTTTAG
- a CDS encoding Ig-like domain repeat protein, producing MGILKQPVPYYFRFSPKFWIYQLALYSLAGLILLLPGIARASGNVTDCINYSSPGGLGTALAAGGNVTFSCDGTILIPATIAVNSTVTIDATGHNVTLDAHNAFQLFNVAAAGNLTLTNLTLTNGKAVSSNGGAIISSGALTITNSAFTNNLAIGTNGVVGIGGSSSACNGGTGAKGGEVNGGAIYSSGSLTISNSTFTRNTTQGGNGGSGQTLTVTCTDGNGINGGNGGNGGAANGGAIYATGTAFNITRTTFSNNRAVAGSGGNGGVGSNSTSYGGTGGTGGNGANGAGGAIFVSASSINIRNNTFTSNSAIGGSGGNGGQGGNGPTNPPAGMPYGPGAGGGGNGGNGAAATGGAVSIISTSSIVSGNNFALNSATSGVAGALGPIGAIGAPNRSPGVAGSSASSNGGGLNLIVGTINLNNGIFTSNTPNNCAGVATLATTNIKEYPAPATCGLGSIVTNDKLYPFATSISLALAPGSNLTQGQVVTFNATLSNLEEESHGLVTFSDGTTVLGTAPLIGNTASFSTSNLSVGVHSITASFGGEEDYSSSTSPVLSITISPATPTVTLASSLATATYGQAVTFTANVTAGGIAPTGSVTFYDSTTSLGTVPLSAGSASLTISTLGAGNHPITATYSGDSTYSSSTSTVLTQPVSQATATITLANLSQTYDGTAKSVTYTTSVAVQNVQITYSQNNTAVQTPINAGDYQVTATISDPNYTGSSSATLTIAPATSSITLVSSLNPAKIWQTVTFTATISPAIATGSVTFYDGATTLGIGNINSGGQATLATSPLVVGGIHLITAAYNGSNNVNSSTSASLSQEAVDGWAGAKEIPLSPVDLNTVTGSANQTNTVAVDSQWFSIQVPANGKITVTLRGAGTTLDLPYDMDLTLHKDVKAEYDGLNNASNTATTPVNPVLQTAKVAAMESLPMWTWEMWTFPMWTWEMWTFPMWTWEMWTFPSPTTNSVFTPDTNVPSGYNAVPYIGAQKTSLVAASAQTGNMPELVVNQTGNNSGTYYLRVKSKNGGVGNTSYHIDVKVEGRNCEGFTASTPPSYTNTQANTVVVTDYSQLPGTADEKTALQAKLTQFVARSEVGGVVVDLSANKSVQDARAKANQFAFCPLAQNALAAEIKSVVSSYKPRYIVLIGADDVIPFYRYLDQAAIGKESNYIPPVDGNKPAGVALQDNMVLGQDYYGQSLEFNPGNQAVPIPDVAVGRLVSTAADATNMITQYLNTKGVIAPKSGLVTGYDFATDTANLVKSDLTAAMTQPNCGTATTAPCPVVDSLISDTWSANDLRAKFINTQHDFIFLGGHFSAGGTEAADKSVLMAAELLNSSTDQSNSLLLSIGCHSGYNIPLNGFINNYSPDPDWAKAFARKGMTSVIGTGYQYGDTDVIAYSEKLYSDLVKQLHTGTGQTQITIGDALVATKKHYLATNSPIQGVHAKVVIEATLYGLPMLGVQLTGTTPASDTPVSLTLNAANSNLNYADYNTGQITTDTHTVTLANNANQSQTVTATYRSGKDGTVTNPLEPVLPLDMRNVTVSGQLLRGVGFRKGDYVDTTGLFPLVSSAPTTEQGLAHPTFSSNYFYPVTVARPNYYDALSDGATTRLAITPVQYKSDSLSSITGTQRLYNNLGFRLYYGSTNGLASPPAISGVSGANNNGSLSFSAKVVGQPDIQEVWITYTSNAGAWYGKWDSVNLQRSATDPTLWVSDPNNPLTLVGQASDLRFMVQATTVDGLVSLDTNGGIYYSINGGQTAQNTTITVQNLPASVATQSQPTLQATLKDNNQNPLAGKTLVFNLGQQFVAATTNANGVALVTPPAPNTTVDPTKPSFLINQTPGTYIANVYFTGDESYQASSSTSQQLVITKQATQLSLTAPASLQYGNIGNSVSATLKDGNNKPVQQKSILFKVTSGTLSFAKAVSTGVDGKATLGITQWPAGDYTLTASFGVLDNGQISDQFYNSSSASVALHIDPTPLTIQTVDSNRVYGQDNLPFQVTYTGLIPGETANVLGGTLAFTTVAGATSVPGVYSVTPSGLTSSNYAITFLPGNLTVNKASSSVVASVIATGTTFGSNVVFNVTVNPVAPGSGVPTGNITLLEGTTVIATSTNLDSSGKVTITVNTLSAGSHKINVLYNGDGNFLTDTATLDQAISINKASSVLTVTSSVSPSAFLNQPITFVATVAPTTTTQVSPTGSVIIREGSTILSTVTLIGGKASFTTATLKVGLHNITVDYNGDTNYQGSSATLDQKVRYRVCVNPMDDSDNDNPVTCNTSYTKAKKAGSTLPIKVQLRDFNNVNVSSATIVLKAVDVDGAPVSSSGKANPNNLFQWDRDAKRYEFSLKTTGLTKGSHTLKFQVVGDTNIDYLVQFTLN from the coding sequence ATGGGTATATTAAAGCAGCCTGTACCTTATTATTTCAGGTTTAGTCCAAAATTTTGGATTTATCAATTAGCTCTATATTCGCTGGCAGGATTAATTTTACTCTTGCCGGGTATCGCTAGAGCAAGTGGAAATGTTACAGACTGCATTAATTACTCAAGCCCCGGCGGGTTAGGCACAGCCCTCGCCGCTGGTGGTAACGTGACGTTTAGTTGTGATGGAACAATCCTAATCCCCGCTACTATTGCAGTAAATTCTACGGTTACTATTGACGCAACAGGACACAATGTTACCCTCGATGCACATAATGCCTTTCAGCTATTCAATGTAGCAGCAGCCGGCAACCTAACATTGACTAACCTCACCCTCACCAATGGTAAAGCGGTAAGTAGCAATGGTGGGGCTATAATAAGTTCCGGCGCTCTAACTATTACTAACAGTGCTTTTACCAATAATCTGGCGATAGGCACAAATGGGGTGGTTGGCATCGGTGGTAGTTCCAGTGCATGTAATGGCGGCACAGGGGCTAAGGGCGGGGAAGTAAACGGCGGCGCTATTTACTCAAGCGGCAGCTTGACTATTTCCAATAGCACCTTTACCCGAAATACAACTCAAGGTGGAAACGGCGGTAGCGGACAAACTTTGACCGTGACTTGCACCGATGGAAACGGCATTAACGGCGGGAACGGTGGAAACGGTGGCGCTGCAAATGGTGGCGCTATATATGCAACCGGAACAGCCTTTAACATTACCCGCACCACTTTCAGCAACAATCGGGCTGTGGCAGGTTCAGGTGGAAATGGGGGGGTCGGTAGTAATAGCACCAGTTACGGTGGTACAGGTGGAACTGGCGGAAACGGCGCAAATGGGGCTGGTGGCGCTATATTTGTTTCTGCGAGCAGTATTAATATCCGAAACAATACCTTTACCTCAAACTCGGCAATTGGCGGTTCAGGCGGAAATGGTGGACAAGGTGGTAATGGTCCCACTAATCCTCCCGCAGGTATGCCATATGGTCCCGGTGCAGGGGGGGGCGGAAACGGCGGGAACGGTGCGGCAGCAACCGGAGGCGCAGTATCCATCATCTCAACTTCTAGTATTGTAAGCGGCAACAATTTCGCGCTTAATAGCGCTACGAGTGGTGTAGCCGGCGCATTAGGTCCGATTGGCGCAATAGGCGCGCCAAACCGCAGTCCCGGTGTAGCCGGAAGTAGCGCATCCAGCAACGGTGGTGGGCTTAATTTAATTGTCGGTACTATAAACTTAAATAACGGGATTTTCACCAGCAATACACCCAATAATTGCGCTGGAGTGGCAACATTAGCTACAACCAATATCAAGGAATATCCTGCACCCGCTACTTGTGGTTTGGGAAGTATAGTAACAAATGATAAGCTCTATCCTTTTGCAACCTCAATCTCTTTAGCCCTTGCGCCCGGTAGTAATCTAACTCAGGGACAGGTAGTTACATTTAATGCCACGTTGAGCAATCTCGAAGAAGAGTCACATGGCTTAGTAACCTTTAGCGATGGTACTACAGTATTGGGAACCGCGCCGCTTATCGGCAATACAGCTTCTTTCTCAACCTCCAACCTGAGTGTAGGCGTACATTCTATTACCGCAAGTTTTGGCGGAGAAGAGGATTATAGCAGCAGCACTTCACCTGTCCTGAGCATTACAATAAGCCCGGCAACACCAACGGTAACATTGGCTTCATCGCTAGCCACCGCAACCTATGGTCAAGCTGTTACCTTCACGGCAAATGTTACGGCAGGTGGTATTGCCCCAACCGGTAGCGTCACTTTCTACGACAGTACAACCTCGCTTGGAACCGTGCCGCTGTCGGCTGGCAGTGCCTCTTTAACTATCTCGACTCTAGGAGCGGGCAATCATCCGATAACTGCGACTTACTCAGGGGATAGCACGTATAGCAGTAGCACTTCAACTGTGCTTACCCAACCAGTTAGCCAAGCAACGGCAACTATTACCCTCGCCAATTTGTCGCAAACCTACGATGGAACGGCTAAAAGCGTCACATATACCACTTCGGTAGCTGTACAGAACGTGCAGATTACTTACAGCCAGAACAACACTGCCGTACAAACGCCGATAAATGCCGGAGATTATCAGGTTACCGCTACTATCAGCGACCCTAATTACACAGGTAGCAGCAGCGCTACGTTGACGATTGCTCCGGCTACTTCAAGCATTACCCTAGTTTCTTCCTTAAATCCTGCCAAAATATGGCAAACGGTAACGTTTACCGCAACAATCAGCCCGGCGATTGCAACGGGTAGTGTCACCTTCTACGATGGCGCAACTACTCTGGGAATTGGCAATATAAATTCCGGTGGACAAGCTACTCTGGCAACTAGCCCACTGGTGGTTGGTGGGATTCATCTCATCACAGCAGCTTACAATGGCAGTAACAATGTCAATAGCAGCACCTCAGCCTCACTAAGTCAGGAAGCAGTTGACGGTTGGGCGGGTGCAAAAGAGATACCGCTTAGCCCGGTTGACTTGAATACTGTAACCGGTAGCGCCAACCAAACGAATACAGTAGCAGTTGACTCGCAATGGTTCAGCATTCAGGTTCCGGCTAACGGCAAGATAACTGTGACTTTGCGCGGCGCTGGTACAACCCTTGACTTACCATATGATATGGATTTAACGCTGCACAAAGATGTAAAGGCTGAATACGACGGGCTGAACAACGCCAGCAACACCGCTACTACACCCGTTAATCCGGTGCTACAAACCGCTAAGGTTGCAGCAATGGAATCGCTACCCATGTGGACGTGGGAAATGTGGACTTTCCCCATGTGGACGTGGGAAATGTGGACTTTCCCCATGTGGACGTGGGAAATGTGGACTTTCCCTTCGCCAACCACAAATAGCGTTTTCACGCCTGATACTAACGTACCAAGCGGGTACAATGCGGTGCCGTATATTGGAGCGCAAAAAACCAGCCTCGTGGCGGCTTCCGCTCAAACCGGAAACATGCCTGAATTAGTAGTGAACCAAACCGGTAATAATTCCGGCACATATTACCTGAGAGTTAAGAGCAAGAACGGTGGAGTTGGCAATACTTCATATCACATTGATGTCAAAGTGGAAGGTAGAAACTGCGAAGGCTTCACTGCCAGTACCCCACCAAGTTACACCAATACACAAGCCAATACAGTAGTCGTGACCGATTACTCGCAATTGCCCGGAACAGCCGATGAGAAAACCGCCCTTCAAGCTAAGCTTACTCAATTTGTAGCTCGTTCCGAAGTGGGGGGGGTAGTGGTTGATCTCAGCGCCAATAAAAGCGTACAAGACGCGCGCGCAAAAGCTAACCAGTTTGCTTTCTGCCCTCTCGCCCAGAATGCGCTTGCTGCTGAAATTAAAAGCGTGGTTAGCAGTTACAAGCCCCGCTACATCGTATTGATAGGGGCAGACGATGTAATTCCGTTCTATCGCTACCTCGATCAGGCAGCCATCGGCAAGGAAAGCAACTATATACCCCCGGTGGACGGCAATAAACCTGCCGGAGTAGCCTTGCAAGATAACATGGTGCTAGGGCAGGATTACTACGGGCAAAGCCTTGAATTTAACCCCGGTAATCAAGCTGTGCCAATTCCTGATGTGGCTGTTGGGCGGTTAGTCAGCACCGCTGCCGATGCCACCAATATGATTACCCAGTATCTCAATACCAAGGGGGTAATCGCGCCCAAGTCGGGCTTGGTCACCGGGTATGACTTCGCAACCGATACCGCTAATCTGGTTAAAAGTGATTTAACTGCTGCAATGACCCAACCGAATTGCGGGACGGCTACAACCGCCCCTTGCCCGGTAGTAGATAGTCTTATCTCGGATACATGGAGCGCGAACGACCTGAGAGCTAAATTTATCAATACCCAGCACGATTTTATATTCTTAGGCGGTCACTTTAGTGCAGGCGGGACAGAAGCAGCCGATAAATCAGTATTGATGGCAGCCGAATTGCTAAACTCTTCAACCGACCAGTCAAATTCACTGCTATTAAGTATCGGTTGCCACTCAGGCTACAATATTCCTCTCAATGGGTTTATTAACAATTATTCACCAGACCCGGATTGGGCTAAGGCTTTTGCTCGTAAGGGTATGACCTCTGTCATCGGTACGGGATACCAATACGGTGATACGGACGTGATTGCCTACAGCGAAAAACTGTATAGCGATTTGGTCAAGCAATTGCATACTGGTACAGGGCAAACTCAGATTACTATCGGGGATGCGCTGGTAGCAACCAAAAAGCACTATTTGGCAACCAATAGTCCGATACAGGGTGTTCATGCCAAGGTAGTGATTGAAGCCACCCTGTACGGGTTGCCAATGCTTGGGGTACAGCTTACCGGAACTACTCCTGCTTCCGATACCCCGGTCAGTTTGACCCTAAATGCGGCAAACTCCAACCTGAATTATGCCGATTACAACACTGGGCAGATTACCACAGATACCCATACCGTAACATTGGCGAACAATGCTAATCAGTCACAGACTGTTACTGCCACTTACAGAAGCGGCAAAGATGGCACAGTTACAAACCCGCTGGAGCCGGTACTTCCGCTAGATATGAGGAATGTAACCGTTTCAGGGCAACTATTGCGTGGCGTGGGCTTCCGAAAGGGTGATTATGTGGATACCACCGGACTATTCCCGTTGGTTTCTTCTGCCCCTACCACCGAGCAGGGCTTGGCGCATCCGACTTTTAGCTCAAACTACTTCTATCCGGTAACAGTGGCGCGACCTAACTACTACGATGCGCTTAGCGATGGCGCTACCACCCGTTTGGCAATTACTCCAGTTCAGTATAAGTCCGATTCCTTAAGTTCTATTACCGGCACGCAACGCCTATATAACAATCTGGGCTTCCGGCTATACTACGGTAGCACAAACGGACTCGCCAGCCCACCCGCTATATCCGGTGTTAGTGGTGCAAACAATAATGGTAGCCTGAGTTTCTCGGCTAAGGTAGTTGGGCAGCCTGATATTCAGGAAGTTTGGATTACCTATACCAGCAACGCGGGCGCGTGGTATGGCAAGTGGGATTCGGTGAACCTGCAACGCTCCGCCACTGATCCTACTCTATGGGTATCCGATCCTAACAACCCCTTAACGTTGGTAGGGCAAGCGTCTGACTTGCGATTTATGGTACAGGCTACCACCGTGGATGGTCTGGTTTCGCTAGATACCAACGGCGGAATATACTACAGTATTAACGGCGGTCAGACAGCACAAAACACCACTATAACCGTACAAAATCTGCCTGCTTCAGTAGCTACCCAGAGCCAGCCTACGCTTCAGGCTACCCTGAAAGACAATAACCAGAATCCATTGGCGGGTAAAACCCTCGTCTTTAATCTGGGACAGCAATTTGTAGCAGCTACCACAAACGCGAATGGGGTTGCGTTGGTAACTCCTCCTGCACCTAATACAACAGTAGACCCTACAAAACCGTCTTTCTTGATAAATCAAACGCCGGGTACTTACATTGCCAATGTGTATTTTACAGGCGATGAGAGCTATCAAGCTTCATCGAGCACGTCACAGCAACTTGTGATCACCAAGCAAGCAACCCAATTAAGCCTAACTGCTCCGGCTTCGCTGCAATATGGCAATATCGGCAATAGTGTGTCAGCAACTTTAAAAGACGGTAATAACAAACCGGTTCAACAAAAGTCAATCCTCTTTAAAGTTACTTCAGGCACTTTATCCTTTGCTAAAGCCGTTAGCACAGGCGTAGATGGAAAGGCAACGCTCGGCATTACCCAATGGCCAGCGGGGGATTACACTTTAACGGCTAGCTTTGGGGTTCTGGACAACGGGCAAATATCGGATCAATTCTATAATAGCAGCAGCGCTTCGGTAGCCTTGCATATTGACCCGACACCTTTAACCATTCAAACGGTTGATTCCAATCGAGTATATGGGCAGGACAATCTACCGTTCCAGGTCACTTACACCGGATTGATACCGGGTGAAACTGCCAATGTTTTAGGTGGAACGCTGGCATTTACCACCGTAGCGGGAGCAACAAGTGTACCGGGCGTTTATTCTGTCACACCATCCGGTCTAACTTCAAGTAACTATGCAATAACCTTCCTGCCCGGAAACCTGACCGTAAATAAAGCCAGCAGTTCCGTGGTAGCCAGCGTTATTGCTACAGGCACTACTTTCGGTTCAAATGTAGTTTTCAATGTCACCGTCAACCCTGTAGCGCCGGGTTCTGGTGTGCCGACCGGAAATATAACGCTATTGGAAGGAACCACCGTTATTGCTACTTCTACCAACTTGGACAGTAGCGGTAAGGTTACTATAACTGTTAACACCTTGAGCGCAGGCTCACACAAAATTAATGTGCTTTACAATGGAGACGGCAATTTCCTTACAGATACTGCCACACTGGATCAGGCTATCAGCATTAACAAAGCCAGTTCAGTTCTAACTGTTACCAGTTCGGTATCACCCAGTGCTTTCCTTAACCAACCGATAACCTTTGTTGCAACAGTAGCGCCAACAACCACTACACAGGTATCCCCAACAGGTTCGGTGATTATAAGAGAGGGCAGTACAATTCTTAGTACAGTAACTTTAATTGGCGGGAAAGCCAGCTTTACCACTGCCACTTTGAAGGTAGGCTTGCATAATATAACTGTTGATTACAACGGAGATACTAACTATCAGGGAAGTTCTGCGACTCTGGATCAGAAGGTACGCTATCGAGTCTGCGTCAACCCAATGGATGATAGTGATAATGATAATCCCGTTACTTGTAATACCAGTTATACCAAAGCAAAGAAGGCGGGTAGTACTTTACCAATCAAAGTACAATTGCGCGACTTCAACAATGTCAACGTATCTTCAGCTACTATCGTTTTGAAAGCGGTGGACGTTGATGGTGCACCTGTCTCCAGCAGCGGCAAAGCTAATCCGAATAACCTATTCCAGTGGGATAGGGACGCTAAGCGTTACGAGTTTAGCCTTAAAACCACCGGACTAACAAAGGGTAGTCATACCCTGAAATTCCAGGTGGTCGGTGACACCAATATTGATTATCTGGTACAGTTTACGCTCAACTGA
- the hemL gene encoding glutamate-1-semialdehyde 2,1-aminomutase — MSEKRKGSADLFEAASKVLPGGVNSPVRAFRGVGGNPIFIERGEGPFMYDVDGNRYIDYVLSWGPLILGHANPIVVEAIIRQAARGSSYGAPTALETELAELIIAAVPSIEMVRLVNSGTEATMSALRLARAYTGRNKIIKFTGCYHGHADFLLVQAGSGVATLGLPDSPGVTAAATADTLTAPYNDLTAVEELFAANKGQIAALIVEPVAGNMGMVAPQPGFLEGLRRITDQEGAVLIFDEVMTGFRIGGASCAQGRYNVKPDLTTLGKVIGGGLPVGAYGGKLEIMKHVAPLGSMYQAGTLSGNPLAMAAGIANLKELLKPSFYPQLEAHGKLLDEGMSQALAQSPVPVQFKRIDSMFGIFFTAQEVVDYASAKTADTRAYSGFFWGLVERGVYFAPSQFEAGFLSIAHTPELIAETCAAVKDCLSNLAVTA, encoded by the coding sequence ATGAGCGAGAAGCGGAAGGGTTCAGCAGATTTATTTGAAGCAGCCTCCAAAGTTCTTCCCGGTGGTGTCAACAGCCCGGTAAGAGCATTCAGGGGGGTGGGGGGTAATCCCATTTTCATTGAGCGTGGCGAAGGCCCGTTCATGTATGATGTGGATGGCAACCGTTACATTGACTACGTCTTAAGCTGGGGCCCTTTAATACTGGGACATGCCAACCCTATAGTTGTAGAAGCTATCATCCGACAAGCGGCGCGAGGTTCGAGTTATGGTGCGCCTACCGCACTGGAAACTGAACTTGCAGAACTCATTATAGCGGCTGTGCCATCCATCGAAATGGTTCGTCTGGTTAACAGCGGTACCGAAGCTACCATGAGCGCCCTAAGATTGGCACGAGCTTACACCGGACGCAACAAAATTATCAAATTCACGGGCTGCTATCATGGACATGCCGACTTCCTATTAGTCCAAGCGGGTAGTGGTGTTGCCACATTGGGCTTACCCGATAGCCCCGGCGTAACTGCGGCTGCCACTGCCGATACTCTCACCGCACCGTACAACGACCTAACCGCAGTTGAGGAGCTTTTCGCTGCCAACAAAGGGCAGATAGCCGCCCTTATTGTAGAACCTGTCGCCGGAAATATGGGTATGGTAGCCCCTCAACCCGGATTCCTTGAAGGCTTGCGGCGTATTACCGATCAAGAAGGGGCAGTCCTCATTTTTGACGAAGTGATGACCGGCTTCCGAATCGGTGGGGCAAGTTGTGCGCAGGGCAGGTATAACGTTAAGCCTGACCTTACCACTCTAGGCAAGGTCATCGGTGGTGGGTTACCGGTTGGCGCATATGGCGGTAAGCTTGAAATTATGAAACATGTAGCCCCGTTGGGTTCGATGTATCAGGCTGGAACTCTCAGTGGTAACCCATTGGCGATGGCTGCCGGTATCGCTAACCTCAAGGAACTATTAAAGCCTAGTTTCTACCCACAACTAGAAGCACATGGGAAATTGCTGGATGAAGGCATGAGTCAAGCCCTAGCACAAAGTCCCGTTCCGGTGCAATTCAAACGCATTGATAGTATGTTTGGGATATTCTTTACCGCTCAAGAAGTGGTTGATTATGCCAGCGCCAAAACTGCCGATACGCGCGCTTATTCTGGTTTCTTCTGGGGCTTGGTCGAACGGGGCGTTTACTTCGCACCCAGCCAGTTTGAAGCCGGATTTTTGAGCATTGCCCATACTCCGGAATTGATTGCTGAAACTTGCGCGGCTGTTAAAGATTGCCTATCAAATTTGGCAGTTACTGCTTAA